Proteins encoded within one genomic window of Catharus ustulatus isolate bCatUst1 chromosome 10, bCatUst1.pri.v2, whole genome shotgun sequence:
- the LOC117000938 gene encoding intestinal-type alkaline phosphatase-like has protein sequence MAMLDPWRCTWRLPTLLSPPDAEKTPGYWNKGARRRLELALALQPAAQRAKNIILFMGDGMGLSTMSAARIYKGQLAGGSGEESVLAMETFPHMALAKTYTIDRQVPDSAGTGTAYLCGVKANAKTLGLSGAAVYGKCHTTFGNEVDSVLHRARLAGKSVGIVTTTRVQHASPGAAYAHSASRGWYADANMPKEALQGGCKDIAYQLVHNTDINVILGGGRMYMTPKRTPDPEYPEDPDQNGTRKDGRDLIAEWLSAKQGARYVWDKKGLDAVEDSVSHLMGLFEPKDMRYELNRNTSTDPSIVEMTEKAIRILRRNPNGFFLFVEDDHVPRAGGRIDHGHHSGRAKQALMEAVMLDRAVARAGELTSPADTLTVVTADHSHVFTFGGSTPRGNSIFGLAPKKAKDKRAYTSILYGNGPGYSIRDGARPAASLPAAEDKDYRQQAAVPLETETHSGEDVVVLAQGPMAHLFHGVQEQHYIAHAMAYAACLEPYAAEPGCRAARRASHGTQCSPQPLLALLALCVAALIVRG, from the exons ATGGCCATGCTGGACCCCTGGCGATGCACCTGGAGGCTCCCAACTCTGCTCTCACCTCCAGATGCTGAGAAAACCCCGGGCTACTGGAATAAAGGGGCCAGGAGGAGGCTGGAGTTGGCCCTGGCcttgcagccagcagcacagcgaGCCAAAAACATCATCCTGTTCATGGGTGACG GCATGGGGCTGTCCACCATGTCAGCGGCTCGGATCTACAAGGGGCAGCTGGCCGGTGGCTCGGGCGAGGAGAGCGTCTTGGCCATGGAGACCTTTCCCCACATGGCCCTGGCCAAG ACCTACACCATCGACCGGCAGGTGCCCGACAGCGCTGGCACGGGCACCGCCTACCTCTGTGGGGTGAAGGCCAATGCCAAGACTCTGGGACTAAGTGGGGCAGCCGTCTATGGAAAATGCCACACCACCTTTGGCAATGAGGTGGACTCTGTCCTGCACCGGGCCAGGCTGGCGG GCAAGTCTGTGGGCATCGTGACGACCACGCGGGTGCAGCACGCATCCCCCGGGGCAGCCTACGCGCACTCGGCCAGCCGGGGCTGGTACGCTGATGCCAACATGCCCAAGGAGGCCCTGCAGGGTGGCTGCAAGGACATCGCCTACCAGCTGGTGCACAACACTGACATCAAC GTGATCCTGGGCGGTGGGAGGATGTACATGACCCCCAAGCGGACTCCGGACCCCGAGTACCCAGAGGACCCGGATCAAAATGGCACCAGGAAGGATGGCCGGGATTTGATTGCTGAGTGGCTGAGTGCCAAGCAG GGTGCCCGCTACGTCTGGGACAAGAAGGGCCTGGATGCGGTTGAAGACTCTGTGAGCCACCTTATGG GCCTCTTTGAGCCCAAGGACATGAGGTACGAGCTGAACCGGAACACATCCACAGACCCCTCCATCGTGGAGATGACGGAAAAGGCCATCCGCATCCTGCGCAGGAACCCCAATGGCTTCTTCCTCTTTGTGGAAGATGA CCACGTTCCCCGTGCAGGTGGCAGAATCGACCACGGCCACCACAGCGGCCGAGCCAAGCAGGCGCTGATGGAGGCGGTGATGCTGGACCGGGCAGTGGCACGGGCAGGCGAGCTCACCTCCCCTGCTGACACCCTGACCGTGGTGACAGCTGATCACTCCCACGTCTTCACTTTTGGGGGCAGCACACCACGTGGCAACTCCATCTTTG ggctggcccCCAAGAAAGCCAAGGACAAGCGAGCCTACACCAGCATCCTCTATGGCAATGGTCCTGGCTACAGCATCCGTGACGGGGCTCGTCCAGCTGccagcctccctgctgcag AGGACAAGGACTACAGAcagcaggcagctgtgcccctggagACAGAGACTCACAGTGGGGAAGACGTGGTGGTGCTAGCCCAGGGTCCCATGGCCCACCTCTTCCACggggtgcaggagcagcactaCATCGCCCACGCCATGGCCTACGCCGCCTGCCTCGAGCCCTATGCCGCAGAGCCCGGGTGCAGGGCAGCCCGCAGGGCCTCCCATGGCACACagtgctccccacagcccctgctcgCCCTCCTGGCTCTCTGTGTGGCTGCCCTCATAGTGAGGGGCTGA
- the LOC117000937 gene encoding intestinal-type alkaline phosphatase-like isoform X3, with protein MQLLASLILCLCAGLSTALIPVEEEDPSFWNKQAAAAIEASFKIQPKIRQAKNLILFLGDGFGVPSITATRILKGQMKGKPGPETPLALDAFPYVALSKTYNVDRQVPDSAGTATAYLCGVKGNYQTIGLSAAARYSQCNTTRGNEVFSVLKRASDAGKAVGIVTSTRVQHASPSGTYAHVVNRDWYADANMPQEARNQNCTDIAWQLVHNVNFTVILGGGRKYMTPVGTPDPEYPTNNQTNGTREDGKNLIDMWLEARPGTHYVWNRTEMLAAAANPSVKYLMGLFEPGDMKYSEVRNTTMDPSLTEMMEAAITILSRNPKGFYLFVEGGRIDHGHHDGAAHKALTEAVEFDNAIERAGSLTSEDETLTVVTADHSHVFSFGGYTLRGSSIFGLAPKTALDEKNYTSILYGNGPGYPGSNRPDVDAETAMNYEYLPQAAVPLDSETHGGEDVAILAKGPMAHLFHGVQEQTYVAHVMAYAACIEPYTDCRQRDSAAGIHATALVLLLPALLLALFY; from the exons ATGCAGCTCCTGGCATCCCTCATCCTTTGCCTCTGCGCAGGGCTCAGCACCGCTCTCATCCCAG TGGAGGAAGAGGATCCATCCTTCTGGAAcaagcaggcagctgcagccataGAAGCCTCCTTCAAAATCCAGCCCAAGATACGCCAAGCCAAAAACCTCATCCTTTTCCTTGGGGATG GATTCGGTGTCCCCAGCATCACAGCCACCCGCATCCTAAAGGGGCAGATGAAGGGGAAACCGGGCCCTGAGACCCCTCTTGCCCTGGATGCTTTCCCCTACGTGGCACTCTCTAAG ACCTACAATGTGGACAGGCAGGTCCCTGACAGcgcagggacagccacagcctATCTCTGTGGGGTGAAGGGCAACTACCAGACCATTGGGTTGAGCGCGGCCGCCCGCTACTCACAGTGCAACACCACGCGTGGCAATGAGGTGTTCTCAGTGCTGAAGCGAGCCTCTGATGCTG GGAAGGCGGTGGGTATCGTGACCTCGACGCGGGTGCAGCACGCGTCGCCCTCGGGGACCTACGCGCACGTGGTGAACCGGGACTGGTACGCGGACGCCAACATGCCCCAGGAAGCGCGGAACCAGAACTGCACGGACATCGCCTGGCAGCTGGTCCACAACGTCAACTTCACC GTGATCCTGGGTGGCGGTCGCAAATACATGACCCCCGTGGGGACACCGGACCCTGAGTACCCCACCAACAACCAGACGAATGGGACACGTGAGGATGGGAAAAACCTCATCGACATGTGGCTGGAGGCACGGCCG GGTACCCACTACGTCTGGAACAGGACAGAgatgctggctgctgctgccaaccCCAGTGTGAAGTATTTGATGG GTCTCTTTGAACCCGGGGACATGAAGTACAGTGAGGTGCGTAACACCACCATGGACCCGTCACTCACTGAGATGATGGAGGCAGCCATCACCATCCTGAGCAGGAACCCAAAAGGCTTCTACCTCTTTGTGGAAG GCGGTAGAATCGACCACGGCCACCACGATGGTGCAGCCCATAAGGCACTGACGGAGGCGGTGGAGTTTGACAATGCCATCGAGCGGGCAGGCAGCCTGACAAGCGAGGACGAGACCCTCACCGTTGTCACTGCTGACCATTCACATGTCTTCTCCTTCGGTGGCTACACCCTGCGTGGCTCCTCCATCTTCG gtcTGGCCCCCAAGACAGCCCTTGATGAGAAGAACTACACATCCATCCTCTACGGGAATGGGCCAGGATACCCAGGCTCTAACAGACCCGACGTGGACGCAGAAACAGCCA tgAATTATGAGTACCTGCCACAGGCGGCTGTGCCCCTCGACTCAGAGACCCATGGTGGTGAGGATGTGGCCATCCTGGCCAAGGGCCCCATGGCCCACCTGTTCCACGGGGTGCAGGAGCAGACCTACGTAGCCCACGTCATGGCCTACGCCGCCTGCATCGAGCCCTACACCGACTGCCGCCAACGGGACTCTGCCGCTGGCATCCATGCCACCGCCctggtcctgctcctgcctgccctccttCTGGCCCTCTTCTACTGA
- the LOC117000937 gene encoding intestinal-type alkaline phosphatase-like isoform X1, with translation MSGFAVPPSSLPLDPGARQSVQACTPNSPLNHLVHVRGGSSMGVPREQVSLGCPRDARAGELGLRGVCTVPVEEEDPSFWNKQAAAAIEASFKIQPKIRQAKNLILFLGDGFGVPSITATRILKGQMKGKPGPETPLALDAFPYVALSKTYNVDRQVPDSAGTATAYLCGVKGNYQTIGLSAAARYSQCNTTRGNEVFSVLKRASDAGNGGCRAGGTLCGQGVPHWGLSPHEHPIAWWWGPCVALGPDERGLAGKAVGIVTSTRVQHASPSGTYAHVVNRDWYADANMPQEARNQNCTDIAWQLVHNVNFTVILGGGRKYMTPVGTPDPEYPTNNQTNGTREDGKNLIDMWLEARPGTHYVWNRTEMLAAAANPSVKYLMGLFEPGDMKYSEVRNTTMDPSLTEMMEAAITILSRNPKGFYLFVEGGRIDHGHHDGAAHKALTEAVEFDNAIERAGSLTSEDETLTVVTADHSHVFSFGGYTLRGSSIFGLAPKTALDEKNYTSILYGNGPGYPGSNRPDVDAETAMNYEYLPQAAVPLDSETHGGEDVAILAKGPMAHLFHGVQEQTYVAHVMAYAACIEPYTDCRQRDSAAGIHATALVLLLPALLLALFY, from the exons ATGTCTGGTTTTGCTGTCCCCCCTTCTTCCCTGCCCCTAGACCCTGGGGCCAGGCAGTCGGTGCAAGCCTGCACCCCAAATAGCCCCCTGAACCACTTGGTCCATGTGAGAGGAGGGTCCAGCATGGGAGTGCCCAGGGAACAAGTATCCCTGGGGTGCCCCAGGGATGCAcgtgctggagagctgggactgaggGGTGTTTGCACTGTCCCAGTGGAGGAAGAGGATCCATCCTTCTGGAAcaagcaggcagctgcagccataGAAGCCTCCTTCAAAATCCAGCCCAAGATACGCCAAGCCAAAAACCTCATCCTTTTCCTTGGGGATG GATTCGGTGTCCCCAGCATCACAGCCACCCGCATCCTAAAGGGGCAGATGAAGGGGAAACCGGGCCCTGAGACCCCTCTTGCCCTGGATGCTTTCCCCTACGTGGCACTCTCTAAG ACCTACAATGTGGACAGGCAGGTCCCTGACAGcgcagggacagccacagcctATCTCTGTGGGGTGAAGGGCAACTACCAGACCATTGGGTTGAGCGCGGCCGCCCGCTACTCACAGTGCAACACCACGCGTGGCAATGAGGTGTTCTCAGTGCTGAAGCGAGCCTCTGATGCTGGTAAtgggggatgcagggctggggggacccTGTGTGGACAAGGGGTGCCACACTGGGGGCTTTCCCCCCATGAGCATCCCATAGCTTGGTGGTGGGGACCCTGTGTTGCCCTTGGGCCTGATGAGCGGGGTTTGGCAGGGAAGGCGGTGGGTATCGTGACCTCGACGCGGGTGCAGCACGCGTCGCCCTCGGGGACCTACGCGCACGTGGTGAACCGGGACTGGTACGCGGACGCCAACATGCCCCAGGAAGCGCGGAACCAGAACTGCACGGACATCGCCTGGCAGCTGGTCCACAACGTCAACTTCACC GTGATCCTGGGTGGCGGTCGCAAATACATGACCCCCGTGGGGACACCGGACCCTGAGTACCCCACCAACAACCAGACGAATGGGACACGTGAGGATGGGAAAAACCTCATCGACATGTGGCTGGAGGCACGGCCG GGTACCCACTACGTCTGGAACAGGACAGAgatgctggctgctgctgccaaccCCAGTGTGAAGTATTTGATGG GTCTCTTTGAACCCGGGGACATGAAGTACAGTGAGGTGCGTAACACCACCATGGACCCGTCACTCACTGAGATGATGGAGGCAGCCATCACCATCCTGAGCAGGAACCCAAAAGGCTTCTACCTCTTTGTGGAAG GCGGTAGAATCGACCACGGCCACCACGATGGTGCAGCCCATAAGGCACTGACGGAGGCGGTGGAGTTTGACAATGCCATCGAGCGGGCAGGCAGCCTGACAAGCGAGGACGAGACCCTCACCGTTGTCACTGCTGACCATTCACATGTCTTCTCCTTCGGTGGCTACACCCTGCGTGGCTCCTCCATCTTCG gtcTGGCCCCCAAGACAGCCCTTGATGAGAAGAACTACACATCCATCCTCTACGGGAATGGGCCAGGATACCCAGGCTCTAACAGACCCGACGTGGACGCAGAAACAGCCA tgAATTATGAGTACCTGCCACAGGCGGCTGTGCCCCTCGACTCAGAGACCCATGGTGGTGAGGATGTGGCCATCCTGGCCAAGGGCCCCATGGCCCACCTGTTCCACGGGGTGCAGGAGCAGACCTACGTAGCCCACGTCATGGCCTACGCCGCCTGCATCGAGCCCTACACCGACTGCCGCCAACGGGACTCTGCCGCTGGCATCCATGCCACCGCCctggtcctgctcctgcctgccctccttCTGGCCCTCTTCTACTGA
- the LOC117000937 gene encoding intestinal-type alkaline phosphatase-like isoform X2: MSGFAVPPSSLPLDPGARQSVQACTPNSPLNHLVHVRGGSSMGVPREQVSLGCPRDARAGELGLRGVCTVPVEEEDPSFWNKQAAAAIEASFKIQPKIRQAKNLILFLGDGFGVPSITATRILKGQMKGKPGPETPLALDAFPYVALSKTYNVDRQVPDSAGTATAYLCGVKGNYQTIGLSAAARYSQCNTTRGNEVFSVLKRASDAGKAVGIVTSTRVQHASPSGTYAHVVNRDWYADANMPQEARNQNCTDIAWQLVHNVNFTVILGGGRKYMTPVGTPDPEYPTNNQTNGTREDGKNLIDMWLEARPGTHYVWNRTEMLAAAANPSVKYLMGLFEPGDMKYSEVRNTTMDPSLTEMMEAAITILSRNPKGFYLFVEGGRIDHGHHDGAAHKALTEAVEFDNAIERAGSLTSEDETLTVVTADHSHVFSFGGYTLRGSSIFGLAPKTALDEKNYTSILYGNGPGYPGSNRPDVDAETAMNYEYLPQAAVPLDSETHGGEDVAILAKGPMAHLFHGVQEQTYVAHVMAYAACIEPYTDCRQRDSAAGIHATALVLLLPALLLALFY; encoded by the exons ATGTCTGGTTTTGCTGTCCCCCCTTCTTCCCTGCCCCTAGACCCTGGGGCCAGGCAGTCGGTGCAAGCCTGCACCCCAAATAGCCCCCTGAACCACTTGGTCCATGTGAGAGGAGGGTCCAGCATGGGAGTGCCCAGGGAACAAGTATCCCTGGGGTGCCCCAGGGATGCAcgtgctggagagctgggactgaggGGTGTTTGCACTGTCCCAGTGGAGGAAGAGGATCCATCCTTCTGGAAcaagcaggcagctgcagccataGAAGCCTCCTTCAAAATCCAGCCCAAGATACGCCAAGCCAAAAACCTCATCCTTTTCCTTGGGGATG GATTCGGTGTCCCCAGCATCACAGCCACCCGCATCCTAAAGGGGCAGATGAAGGGGAAACCGGGCCCTGAGACCCCTCTTGCCCTGGATGCTTTCCCCTACGTGGCACTCTCTAAG ACCTACAATGTGGACAGGCAGGTCCCTGACAGcgcagggacagccacagcctATCTCTGTGGGGTGAAGGGCAACTACCAGACCATTGGGTTGAGCGCGGCCGCCCGCTACTCACAGTGCAACACCACGCGTGGCAATGAGGTGTTCTCAGTGCTGAAGCGAGCCTCTGATGCTG GGAAGGCGGTGGGTATCGTGACCTCGACGCGGGTGCAGCACGCGTCGCCCTCGGGGACCTACGCGCACGTGGTGAACCGGGACTGGTACGCGGACGCCAACATGCCCCAGGAAGCGCGGAACCAGAACTGCACGGACATCGCCTGGCAGCTGGTCCACAACGTCAACTTCACC GTGATCCTGGGTGGCGGTCGCAAATACATGACCCCCGTGGGGACACCGGACCCTGAGTACCCCACCAACAACCAGACGAATGGGACACGTGAGGATGGGAAAAACCTCATCGACATGTGGCTGGAGGCACGGCCG GGTACCCACTACGTCTGGAACAGGACAGAgatgctggctgctgctgccaaccCCAGTGTGAAGTATTTGATGG GTCTCTTTGAACCCGGGGACATGAAGTACAGTGAGGTGCGTAACACCACCATGGACCCGTCACTCACTGAGATGATGGAGGCAGCCATCACCATCCTGAGCAGGAACCCAAAAGGCTTCTACCTCTTTGTGGAAG GCGGTAGAATCGACCACGGCCACCACGATGGTGCAGCCCATAAGGCACTGACGGAGGCGGTGGAGTTTGACAATGCCATCGAGCGGGCAGGCAGCCTGACAAGCGAGGACGAGACCCTCACCGTTGTCACTGCTGACCATTCACATGTCTTCTCCTTCGGTGGCTACACCCTGCGTGGCTCCTCCATCTTCG gtcTGGCCCCCAAGACAGCCCTTGATGAGAAGAACTACACATCCATCCTCTACGGGAATGGGCCAGGATACCCAGGCTCTAACAGACCCGACGTGGACGCAGAAACAGCCA tgAATTATGAGTACCTGCCACAGGCGGCTGTGCCCCTCGACTCAGAGACCCATGGTGGTGAGGATGTGGCCATCCTGGCCAAGGGCCCCATGGCCCACCTGTTCCACGGGGTGCAGGAGCAGACCTACGTAGCCCACGTCATGGCCTACGCCGCCTGCATCGAGCCCTACACCGACTGCCGCCAACGGGACTCTGCCGCTGGCATCCATGCCACCGCCctggtcctgctcctgcctgccctccttCTGGCCCTCTTCTACTGA
- the ECEL1 gene encoding endothelin-converting enzyme-like 1 — MEKTYSLTAHYDEFQEVKYVSKYQSGTLPNGFALQLGAGAKKRRGGLPRWSRREVCLLSGLVFAAGLCVILTCMLVLKYLAAEGDSYCLEGCQEKKAFLRASRFLSANMDASIDPCQDFYSFACGGWLRRHGIPEDKVVYGTIGAIAEQNEAKLRALLSRPVRRRARASAERKVKEFFRSCLDRAEIDRLGPRPMLEVIGECGGWDAPPDRRDINELLYKTQGVYSAAVLFSLTVSLDERNTSRYVIRIDQDGLTLPERTLYLGQDEESEKILAAYRVFMERLLTLLGAEHVEQKAQEILQLEQHLANITVSEYDDVRRDVGSMYHKVTLAELQRITPTLKWKRLLDRIFHDNFSEEEEVVLLATDYMHKVSDLIRVTPSRILHNYMLWRIVVVLSEHLSTPFRDAIHELSKEMEGNEKQLELGKICLSQANKHFGMALGALFVEEHFSSASKAKVQQLVEDIKYILDQRLDELDWMDEETRRAARAKLRYMMVMIGYPDFLLKPEAIDKEYEFEVDEKTYFKNILNSIAFGIRLSVKKIRQEVDKSAWLLPPQALNAYYLPNKNQMVFPAGILQPTLYDPEFPQSLNYGGIGTIIGHELTHGYDDWGGQYDRHGNLVHWWTERSYSKFLKKAQCIVNLYDNFTVYNQRVNGKHTLGENIADMGGLKLAYYAYQKWVREHGPEHPLHHMKYTHDQLFFIAFAQNWCIKRRSQSIYLQVLTDKHAPEHYRVLGSVSQFEEFGRVFHCPKNSPMNPVHKCSVW, encoded by the exons ATGGAGAAGACCTACTCGTTGACAGCACACTACGATGAGTTTCAGGAGGTGAAGTACGTGAGCAAGTACCAGAGCGGGACCCTGCCCAATGGCTTCGCCCTGCAGCTGGGCGCAGGGGCCAAGAAGCGCCGAGGGGGGCTGCCCCGCTGGAGCCGCCGGGAGGTCTGTCTGCTCTCAGGGCTGGTCTTTGCTGCGGGGCTCTGCGTCATCTTGACGTGCATGTTGGTGCTCAAGTACCTGGCGGCCGAAGGGGACAGCTACTGCCTGGAGGGGTGCCAGGAGAAGAAGGCCTTCCTGCGGGCATCCCGCTTCCTAAGCGCCAACATGGATGCTTCTATCGACCCTTGCCAGGACTTCTACTCCTTCGCCTGTGGCGGCTGGCTCCGGCGACACGGCATCCCTGAGGACAAGGTGGTGTACGGCACCATCGGGGCCATCGCCGAGCAGAACGAGGCCAAGCTGCGGGCGCTGCTGAGCCGCCCCGTGCGGCGCCGAGCCCGCGCCTCGGCAGAGAGGAAGGTCAAGGAGTTTTTCCGCTCATGCCTGGACCGGGCTGAGATCGATCGGCTCGGCCCCCGGCCCATGCTGGAGGTCATTGGGGAGTGCGGTGGCTGGGATGCCCCTCCGGACCGCAGGGACATCAACGAGCTGCTCTACAAGACACAGGGGGTGTACAGCGCTGCCGTGCTCTTCTCGCTCACCGTCAGCCTGGACGAGAGGAACACTTCCCGCTACGTCATCCGG ATCGACCAGGACGGGCTGACCCTGCCCGAACGGACTCTGTACCTGGGGCAGGATGAGGAGAGCGAGAAG ATCCTGGCTGCGTACCGAGTGTTCATGGAACGACTGCTCACCCTTCTGGGGGCTGAGCACGTGGAGCAGAAAGCCCAGGAgatcctgcagctggagcagcacctcGCCAAT ATCACAGTGTCTGAGTATGATGATGTGCGCAGGGACGTTGGCAGCATGTACCACAAAGTGACCCTGGCCGAGCTGCAGCGCATCACTCCCACG ctcaAGTGGAAGCGCTTGCTGGATCGCATCTTCCATGACAACTTctcggaggaggaggaggtggtgcTGCTGGCCACCGACTACATGCACAAAGTGTCCGACCTCATCCGTGTGACACCCAGCAG gaTCCTTCACAACTACATGCTGTGGCGCATCGTGGTGGTGCTGAGCGAGCACCTCTCCACCCCCTTCCGTGATGCCATCCACGAGCTCTCCAAGGAGATGGAGGGCAATGAGAAGCAGCTTGAGCTGGGTAAGATCTGCCTGAGCCAGGCCAACAAGCACTTCGGCATGGCCCTGGGAGCTCTCTTCGTTGAGGAGCACTTCTCCTCTGCCAGCAAAGCCAAG GTGCAGCAGCTGGTGGAGGACATCAAATACATCCTTGACCAGCGTCTGGATGAGCTGGACTGGATGGACGAGGAGACACggagagcagccagggccaAG CTCCGGTATATGATGGTGATGATTGGATATCCCGATTTCCTCCTGAAGCCAGAGGCCATCGACAAGGAATATGAG TTTGAGGTGGATGAGAAGACCTACTTCAAGAACATCCTCAACAGCATCGCCTTTGGCATCAGGCTCTCGGTGAAGAAGATCCGGCAGGAGGTGGACAAGTCTGC gtggctgctgcctccccaggcACTGAATGCCTACTACCTGCCCAACAAGAACCAGATGG tgttccCTGCTGGCATCCTGCAGCCCACTCTGTACGACCCCGAGTTCCCGCA GTCGCTGAACTATGGTGGGATTGGCACCATCATTGGGCACGAGCTGACTCATGGCTATGATGACTGGG GGGGACAATATGACCGGCATGGAAACCTGGTGCACTGGTGGACAGAGCGGTCCTACAGCAAGTTCCTGAAGAAGGCGCAGTGCATCGTCAACCTCTACGACAACTTCACCGTCTACAACCAGAGG GTGAATGGCAAACACACACTGGGGGAGAACATTGCTGACATGGGGGGGCTCAAACTCGCCTACTAC GCCTACCAGAAGTGGGTGCGGGAGCATGGCCCCGAGCACCCCCTGCACCACATGAAATACACGCACGACCAGCTCTTCTTCATCGCCTTTGCCCAG AACTGGTGCATCAAGCGGCGATCCCAGTCCATCTACCTGCAGGTGCTGACAGACAAGCACGCCCCGGAGCACTACAG GGTCCTGGGCAGTGTCTCGCAGTTTGAGGAGTTTGGACGGGTCTTCCACTGCCCCAAGAACTCGCCCATGAACCCGGTGCACAAGTGCTCGGTGTGGTGA